In the Neisseria sp. KEM232 genome, AAATCCGCGGATTTCGATCCGCTGGCCGCGAGCCAGCGAGCGGGTCATGGTATCCACCAAAACCTTCACGCTGTACTCGACGTCTTTCGCCATCAGGTGCGTGCCGTTTTTCTGGGCAAAAACCTCAGCCAAACGAACCATCAGCTCTGATTTGGTCATAACGATCGCCCCGGATTATTCGTTATCGCCGGACAATTTGGCTTTCAGCAGATCGCCCAGGCTGGTGGTACCGGCATTGGCGGAAGATGCTGCATTGACCGAATTGAGCGCGTCGCGGCTTTCTTTGGCGTCTTTGGCTTTGACCGACAGCTTGATGCTGCGGTTTTTGCGGTCGACAGTCACGATAACCGCTTCCACTTCGTCGCCCTCTTTCAGCTTGGTGGTCAGGTCTTCGACGCGGTCAGCGGCAAATTCAGAAGCG is a window encoding:
- a CDS encoding integration host factor subunit beta yields the protein MTKSELMVRLAEVFAQKNGTHLMAKDVEYSVKVLVDTMTRSLARGQRIEIRGFGSFDLNHRPARQGRNPKTGAKVDVPEKHVPHFKPGKELRERVDRSMTAE